The Cellulophaga sp. L1A9 genome window below encodes:
- a CDS encoding TonB-dependent receptor → MKITYFLMPVLFLFGQLISAQNFKGKVLDEENNSPLTGAYIITQTGKGTYTNENGNFQLTVPQNGTSITISYLGYKTIQQDIFPAKEEKQFLLKMTPIEVTGVLVTGNAKTDPVFALETNDYVKKTVQPKNVADLFADVNGFALIKRGNYAIDPSFRATQYEQLNVQFDGGTKAMHACPNRMDPITTHVIPEEIEKIEIIKGPYTVRYGATFGGIVNLVTQKPSNDDFGLSGSVHAGYESNGNSLVSMARLQQATEKYDLVGNVGFRDFGNYEDGDGVEIPSSFRSLDFGLRVGYNITENQRIQSHWRKSFGRDVLHAGLPMDTEEDNSSIISIDYALDGLQGVLKGVDAKAYYSYVDHVMTNTRRPSFMMTEAVSAIDATTAGGKVELHLKPSDKFSLFTGVDLLHIARDGDRTRLVKQNMMGAILTPIAYTDKVWQDSYINDFGVFVESRYPISHKTILVTGLRYDGVTSEIKDPEADFAALYPDLDKRTEHNISGTASIKYAQSEQFLMEIAYGRGVRSANMIERVINHFTVGQDSYEYIGNPNLKAEVNNQFEIGFKGSLPISKENAGKFTYQTSFYYSLYENYIVAVIDPSKTRKFMPTSEPLNPKVFRNLDEAYKTGFEISTGVDFYKNFNFTTALAYVYAKNKDLSESLPLVPPLTTRFKLAFEKEKFWASANYTLTSKQEDIAISFGEQVTPGYDVLDLRLGFIPFKNITLGVAALNVFDKTYSNHLNFAFNNQAAFGTVPINDPGRNLSAFVQYKF, encoded by the coding sequence ATGAAAATCACCTATTTTTTGATGCCTGTGCTTTTTTTATTCGGGCAGCTAATTTCCGCACAAAATTTTAAGGGTAAGGTCCTGGACGAAGAGAACAATAGTCCCCTTACTGGAGCATATATAATAACACAAACTGGAAAAGGTACCTATACCAATGAGAATGGAAATTTTCAATTGACAGTTCCACAAAATGGGACTTCAATTACTATTTCATATCTGGGGTATAAAACCATCCAACAGGATATTTTTCCGGCCAAAGAAGAAAAACAATTCTTATTAAAAATGACTCCTATAGAAGTCACAGGAGTTTTGGTTACGGGTAATGCTAAGACAGATCCTGTATTTGCCCTTGAAACTAATGATTATGTTAAAAAAACAGTTCAGCCTAAAAATGTGGCTGATTTGTTTGCCGATGTTAATGGTTTTGCTCTAATTAAACGAGGGAATTATGCTATTGATCCTTCATTTAGAGCTACGCAATATGAGCAATTAAATGTACAGTTTGATGGCGGTACAAAAGCGATGCACGCCTGTCCTAACCGTATGGATCCTATAACAACGCATGTTATTCCTGAAGAGATAGAGAAAATAGAAATTATAAAAGGACCTTATACGGTTCGGTATGGCGCAACATTTGGCGGTATTGTTAATTTGGTAACTCAAAAACCTAGCAATGATGATTTTGGTTTAAGTGGTAGTGTGCATGCAGGGTATGAAAGTAATGGTAATTCACTGGTTTCCATGGCTCGTTTGCAACAAGCAACAGAAAAGTACGATCTTGTTGGAAATGTTGGCTTCAGAGATTTTGGAAACTATGAAGATGGTGATGGGGTAGAAATTCCTTCCTCTTTTAGGAGCTTAGATTTTGGATTACGTGTAGGGTATAATATTACCGAGAACCAAAGAATCCAATCGCATTGGAGAAAATCATTCGGAAGAGATGTATTGCACGCAGGACTCCCTATGGATACTGAGGAAGATAATAGTTCTATTATCTCAATTGATTACGCTTTAGATGGTTTACAGGGTGTTTTAAAAGGAGTTGATGCTAAAGCATATTATAGCTATGTAGATCATGTGATGACCAATACACGAAGACCTAGTTTTATGATGACGGAAGCTGTTTCTGCTATAGATGCAACTACCGCTGGAGGTAAAGTAGAATTACACCTTAAACCTTCTGATAAATTTTCGCTATTCACAGGCGTAGACCTTTTGCACATCGCTAGAGACGGAGACCGTACGCGATTGGTAAAACAAAATATGATGGGAGCAATTTTAACGCCTATAGCATATACAGATAAGGTATGGCAAGATTCTTATATTAATGATTTTGGTGTTTTTGTAGAAAGTAGATATCCTATAAGCCATAAAACTATTTTAGTGACAGGTTTGCGTTATGATGGGGTAACTTCTGAAATAAAAGATCCTGAAGCAGATTTCGCTGCGTTATATCCAGATTTGGATAAAAGAACAGAGCATAATATTAGTGGTACGGCTTCTATAAAATATGCACAATCAGAGCAGTTTTTAATGGAGATAGCGTATGGTAGAGGTGTCCGTTCTGCGAATATGATAGAACGCGTAATTAATCATTTTACAGTAGGTCAAGATTCCTATGAATACATAGGTAATCCTAATTTAAAGGCAGAAGTAAATAATCAGTTTGAAATTGGTTTTAAAGGATCTTTACCTATTTCTAAAGAAAATGCAGGTAAGTTTACCTACCAGACATCGTTTTATTATTCTTTGTATGAAAATTATATTGTTGCTGTAATTGATCCCTCTAAAACACGAAAATTTATGCCGACTAGTGAGCCTTTGAATCCAAAGGTATTTAGGAATTTAGATGAAGCTTATAAAACGGGTTTCGAAATTAGTACTGGGGTAGATTTTTATAAAAATTTTAATTTCACAACAGCCCTAGCTTATGTATATGCTAAAAATAAAGATTTGAGTGAATCTTTGCCTTTAGTGCCCCCTTTAACGACTCGTTTTAAACTGGCTTTTGAAAAAGAAAAATTTTGGGCTAGCGCAAATTATACCTTAACTTCTAAACAAGAAGATATTGCTATTTCATTTGGCGAACAGGTAACTCCTGGTTACGATGTTTTAGATTTACGATTGGGTTTTATTCCTTTTAAAAATATAACATTAGGGGTAGCAGCGCTAAATGTATTTGATAAAACATACAGTAATCATCTTAATTTTGCTTTCAATAATCAGGCAGCTTTTGGTACGGTTCCGATCAATGATCCGGGTCGAAATTTATCAGCTTTCGTACAATATAAATTTTAA
- the cls gene encoding cardiolipin synthase: protein MGLHIILTIYVLIALTLVVSILLHGAKPSKTLGWLLAIFTVPVGGIFLYLLLGRNRRKNKLILLKKERFFQFPKPSLEHMSAMHGQFKKLMTLVYRNSHFPPTEGNDLQLLKDGETTFEAIFKALDAAQHTIHLQYYIFEEGELADAFLILFAKKIKEGVSIRMIYDGVGSFSLSKKYINKLEAIGVEVYPFLPFKFGRFFRSLNYRNHRKIIVIDGYTGFTGGINISDKYLKGDEALGKWHDMHLQIIGPAATHLDYVFTLDWYLVSQQECTPAKRNSDVKVGTNSLVQIVAGGPDDDFASLEQTYFSMINKAEKYIYITNPYIIPGQALLQALQTAALSGVDVRLLVSEKADSKIVGWSVRSYFEALLKSGIKIHLFPDGFLHSKIIVSDDVISTIGTANLDDRSFEQNYEVNAVMYDSAFAKLLKADFLKDAHRSKSLTYVEFVNRPWSDKLKEGFGKLFSALL from the coding sequence TTGGGACTTCATATTATATTAACAATTTATGTGCTTATTGCGTTAACTTTAGTAGTTAGCATCTTGTTGCATGGCGCTAAGCCATCAAAAACACTAGGTTGGTTATTGGCAATATTTACAGTTCCTGTGGGGGGTATTTTCTTGTATTTATTGTTGGGTAGAAATAGAAGAAAGAATAAGTTGATACTTTTAAAGAAAGAACGTTTCTTTCAATTTCCAAAACCTTCCTTGGAACATATGTCAGCAATGCATGGGCAGTTTAAAAAACTCATGACTTTAGTGTATCGCAACTCCCACTTTCCACCAACCGAAGGCAATGATTTACAATTATTAAAAGATGGGGAAACTACTTTTGAAGCTATTTTTAAAGCCTTAGATGCTGCACAACACACCATCCATTTACAGTATTACATTTTTGAAGAAGGAGAATTAGCAGATGCTTTTTTAATTCTTTTTGCTAAGAAAATTAAAGAAGGTGTTTCTATTCGGATGATTTATGATGGGGTAGGGAGTTTTTCTTTAAGTAAAAAATATATTAATAAGTTGGAGGCGATTGGGGTTGAGGTGTATCCTTTCTTACCATTTAAATTTGGCCGATTTTTTAGATCATTAAACTATAGAAACCATAGGAAAATTATAGTTATAGATGGTTATACTGGGTTTACTGGTGGAATAAATATATCTGATAAATACCTTAAAGGTGATGAGGCACTTGGAAAATGGCATGATATGCACTTGCAAATTATAGGACCAGCAGCCACACATTTAGATTATGTTTTTACGCTAGATTGGTATTTGGTGAGTCAGCAAGAGTGTACACCAGCCAAAAGAAATAGCGATGTGAAAGTAGGAACCAATAGTTTGGTGCAGATCGTTGCTGGTGGTCCAGATGACGATTTTGCTTCTTTAGAGCAGACCTATTTTTCAATGATAAACAAAGCTGAAAAATACATTTATATTACCAATCCGTATATTATTCCTGGGCAAGCACTATTACAGGCTTTACAAACTGCTGCGCTAAGTGGGGTGGATGTGCGACTATTGGTTTCTGAAAAAGCAGATAGTAAAATAGTAGGGTGGAGTGTACGCTCTTATTTTGAAGCACTTTTAAAATCAGGAATTAAAATTCACCTTTTTCCAGATGGTTTTTTACACAGTAAAATTATAGTGAGTGATGATGTGATAAGTACTATAGGCACAGCAAATTTAGACGACCGTAGTTTTGAACAGAATTATGAGGTCAATGCAGTAATGTATGATAGCGCTTTCGCAAAGCTTCTCAAAGCAGATTTTTTAAAAGATGCTCATCGAAGTAAAAGTTTAACCTATGTAGAATTTGTAAATAGACCGTGGAGTGATAAATTAAAAGAAGGTTTTGGCAAGTTGTTCAGTGCCCTTTTATAA